A stretch of DNA from Planctomycetota bacterium:
CCGATTCACATAATAAATCAGGGGTCATAGACGGGTTCTCCTTATAAAAATACTGTTCTCTACAAGTATTTTCGTCTATGACCCTGTTTTACTTTAACTTTTATATCACTCCTCAAAATAATTATTCAACAAAGCAGGGTGCCCCCGAAGTGCAACGGAGCGGGGTCAATCGAGTATCCCCGAAACAAAGTGCCCTGAGGTCCCGAGACCGTCAGGATCTAGGGAGAGCGGGGCGGCAGGGATGCACGATTGATTAAGCCGGTAGGTGCAGGACGTCGCTCTGCTCCGGAGCCGGGATGGTTTATTTAAGGCTGTTGGTATGTTTGCTTTTCCTCTGCCAAAAACCTATGGAGGGTGGCGCGGGAAACGCCCAAGACCTTGGTGGCTTTGAGCTTGTTGCCCTTAGTCTGCCTTAAGGCTTCCTTTACCGCCTCTAAATCGAGTTTGCGCTTGCGCCGCCTTTTAACGCTGATTGACGGAATGCCCTTTTCCTTTTGGATCTGCGGCGGCAGGTGCTGCGGCTGGATGACACCCCCCCGGCTTTTGACCAGCGCAAACTGGAGCGCGTTCTGCAGTTCCCGGACATTGCCGGGCCATTTATAGTCTATTAAAATATCCAATGACTCAGGCGATAAAGAAGCTTTGTCCCGCCCGGTTTCTTCCGCGTCTTTTTTAAGGAAGTGCTCGCAGAGGTGCGGGATGTCGTTTGGCCTTTCACGCAAAGGCGGCATATTCAAAGGAACCACGCTCAAGCGGTAAAAGAGGTCTTCCCTGAAGCGGCCCGCCTTGATTTCGTCATTGAGCGATTTATTGGTGGCGCTGATTACGCGCACGTCCACCTTGATGGTCTTTTCCCCGCCGACCTTTTCAAAGGTGCCGCTCTGAAGGACGCGCAGGAGTTTCACCTGCATGGCCTGGGAAAGGTCGCCGATTTCATCCAGGAAAATCGTGCCGCCGTCCGCCAGTTCAAAGCGCCCCTTTTTGTCGCGGATGGCGCCGGTAAAAGCGCCCTTGACGTGCCCGAAGAGTTCGCTTTCCAGGAGGCCATCCGGCAGGGCGCCGCAATTGACCGGCACGAACTGCTTGTCCGCGCGCGGGCCTTCGTTGTGGATGGCGGAGGCGACCAGCTCTTTTCCCGTGCCGCTTTCTCCCTGGATTAAGACCGATACGCCGCTTTCGGCCAATTCTTTTATATTATCATATAATTCCTGCATTTTAATATCATGCCCGATGATGCCGGCAAAGGAATGTTCGACTTTAAGCCGTTTCTGCAGTTTATCCAATTCGGTAATATCTTCCAGGATGACGATGGCGTGGCCTTCGCCCTCGTATTCGAGGGGCGCGGCGCTCAGGAGCAGTGTTTTTTTCTGGAGTTTATCGCTGACCATTAATTCAGCGATGGCTTTACGCTGGTGGATGCTCTTGCCGGCAAGGGCATCCTGGATGGTCGTGCGGATATCGCAGGTGCGGCAGAGGTCTGCCAGGTCGCCTTGTTCGCACCGTCCGGCTGAATTGACGCATTTTAGGGCGTCGCCCCAGCGCTTATCAATGAAGTCTTTTTTGGAAATATCGAACAGGCGTTCGAATGATTTATTAGTCGCTTTGATATGCCTGTTTTTATCTACGATAACGATGCCGTCCGGCATGGACTCGAATATTGCCCTGAATTTCTGCTCGGATTTATGGATGGCCAGGCGCAGGCGGATGGATGTTATGCCATAAGCCAAATCGCTTGCCAATTCGGCAAGCAACTTCACCTCATCTTCCGAAAACGCCTCAGGGTCGCTGGAATAAATATTGAGCGCGCCGAAGGGCTTGCCGTCTGTAATTAAAGGAAGCACAATGGATGAGGCATAGCCACGTTTCAGAGCCTCTTCGCGCCAGGGCTTGAAATGGGGGTCGGTGAGCATATTAGCGCATATCGAAGGCTTGCCGGTCCGGATTGCCGTGCCGGTCGGTCCCCTGCCCAGTTCCGTATCCGCCCAGGTAAGTTTTAATCCTTCAATGTATCCTTCCTCAAAACCGGCATAAGCAACCGGGAGGACGCGCTTTTCCTCGTCATTTTCGGCAAAGCCTATCCAGACCATCTTATACCCGCAGTCTTTCACGACAATCTTACACACTTCGCCCATGTAAACCGATTCATTTATCGCGTGCATCATCGCCTGGTCGCTGTTGCTGAGCGCTTTCAGCGTCCGGTTAAGCTTATGGAGTTCTGCCTCGCGTTTCTTGCGTTCGATGGCGTAGCGTATGCACCTTATCAGGGAATCGCTGTGGATTTTCCCCTTGACCAGATACTCCTGCGCGCCTTTCTGGACCGCGCTGATGCCTGTTTTTTCATCCTCAAGCCCGGTCAGCACGATAATCGGAAAATCCCGTTCATCGGCATATAATTTATCGATATTCTCCACGCCCGTGCTATCCGGGAGGTTTAAATCCAATAAGACCGCGTCAAACTTCTGTTTGGATAAAAAGCCTGAGGCATCCTTAAGGTTCTCGGCATGCGTCAACTCAAAATCCGTTGAATGGTTTTCGCTCAAGAACTCCTTGATAAGGCGAAAATCAGCCGGATTATCCTCTATGGCCAGTATTCTTAATTTTTCCCGCTTTTCATTCATTCTTCTTGCCTTTCATCCTCTCGTCCCTCGTTTCCTCTTCCCTCGTTTCATCGCACATTCGTCGGGAGTTTCACAATCGTCAGCCAGAAATCCTTGATGGATTTTACCACCGTGGAAAACTGGTTCAAATCCAAGGGCTTGGTAATATAGCAATTCGCGTGTAGTTTATATGATTTCGCGATATCCTCTTCCGCCTTGGAAACGGTCAGGATGACTACGGGAATGCTTTTCAATGAATCATCGCATTTTATTTCTTTTAATACTTCTCGCCCGTCTTTTTTGGGTAGGTTCAAATCCAGCAATATGAGGTCGGGCCGGACCGCTTTTGTGAACCTTCCTTCCCGGCGCAGGAATTCCATCGCCTCGACCCCGTCGCTTACTACATGGAGATTTACGTGCAGTTTTTCCTCTTTCAATGCCTCCTTGGTCAGGCGGACATCAGCCGGGCTGTCCTCGACCAGAAGGACCTCGATGGGGTTTATGCCGTTATTATTAGCCATTTCTGATTCCTTTCTTTTCAATAACC
This window harbors:
- a CDS encoding sigma 54-interacting transcriptional regulator translates to MNEKREKLRILAIEDNPADFRLIKEFLSENHSTDFELTHAENLKDASGFLSKQKFDAVLLDLNLPDSTGVENIDKLYADERDFPIIVLTGLEDEKTGISAVQKGAQEYLVKGKIHSDSLIRCIRYAIERKKREAELHKLNRTLKALSNSDQAMMHAINESVYMGEVCKIVVKDCGYKMVWIGFAENDEEKRVLPVAYAGFEEGYIEGLKLTWADTELGRGPTGTAIRTGKPSICANMLTDPHFKPWREEALKRGYASSIVLPLITDGKPFGALNIYSSDPEAFSEDEVKLLAELASDLAYGITSIRLRLAIHKSEQKFRAIFESMPDGIVIVDKNRHIKATNKSFERLFDISKKDFIDKRWGDALKCVNSAGRCEQGDLADLCRTCDIRTTIQDALAGKSIHQRKAIAELMVSDKLQKKTLLLSAAPLEYEGEGHAIVILEDITELDKLQKRLKVEHSFAGIIGHDIKMQELYDNIKELAESGVSVLIQGESGTGKELVASAIHNEGPRADKQFVPVNCGALPDGLLESELFGHVKGAFTGAIRDKKGRFELADGGTIFLDEIGDLSQAMQVKLLRVLQSGTFEKVGGEKTIKVDVRVISATNKSLNDEIKAGRFREDLFYRLSVVPLNMPPLRERPNDIPHLCEHFLKKDAEETGRDKASLSPESLDILIDYKWPGNVRELQNALQFALVKSRGGVIQPQHLPPQIQKEKGIPSISVKRRRKRKLDLEAVKEALRQTKGNKLKATKVLGVSRATLHRFLAEEKQTYQQP
- a CDS encoding response regulator; the protein is MANNNGINPIEVLLVEDSPADVRLTKEALKEEKLHVNLHVVSDGVEAMEFLRREGRFTKAVRPDLILLDLNLPKKDGREVLKEIKCDDSLKSIPVVILTVSKAEEDIAKSYKLHANCYITKPLDLNQFSTVVKSIKDFWLTIVKLPTNVR